A section of the Castanea sativa cultivar Marrone di Chiusa Pesio chromosome 12, ASM4071231v1 genome encodes:
- the LOC142619878 gene encoding putative F-box protein PP2-B12 yields MMEIEREGERNGPPLGADISVLPEGCISDIFSLTSPKDACRVCAVSPIFRAAAESNAVWERFLPSDYQAIIARSSSSSDSLNLCSKKQIYLSLSNNPILIDDNKKSFFLDKLSGKKCYLLAARDLSIVWGSTPEYWSWVSLPESRFPEVAELHDVCWFEICGKMSTSMLSPKTNYAAYLVFKLRSRDYGFDNPPFKASVGTTGGGEAYEQSVLDLGEPSLDDQILLPEQPHISCPKPRKDGWLEIELGEFFNEGGQDDELQIRLMEVEDGGWKSGLVVEGIEIRPTMG; encoded by the exons atgatggaaatagagagagaaggagaaagaaatggTCCACCCTTGGGTGCAGACATATCAGTATTACCAGAGGGATGCATATCGGACATATTTTCATTGACGAGCCCTAAGGATGCTTGCAGAGTGTGTGCGGTTTCTCCTATATTCCGTGCGGCTGCTGAGTCCAACGCTGTTTGGGAGAGGTTCTTGCCGTCCGATTATCAAGCCATCATTGCtcgatcatcatcatcatcggaTTCCTTGAACTTGTGTTCTAAGAAACAGATCTACCTTAGTCTCTCCAATAACCCCATCTTGATCGATGACAATAAAAAG AGCTTTTTCTTGGATAAATTGAGTGGTAAGAAATGTTACCTTCTTGCTGCAAGGGACCTTTCCATCGTATGGGGTAGCACTCCTGAGTATTGGAGTTGGGTTTCTCTACCTGAATCCAG GTTCCCAGAGGTTGCTGAACTTCACGATGTGTGTTGGTTTGAAATCTGTGGCAAGATGAGTACTTCCATGCTGTCTCCGAAAACAAACTATGCCGCTTACCTTGTGTTTAAGTTGAGGAGCAGAGACTATGGATTTGATAACCCTCCTTTCAAGGCTTCAGTTGGAACTACTGGAGGAGGTGAAGCTTATGAACAATCTGTTTTGGACCTGGGGGAGCCAAGCCTGGATGACCAGATTCTACTTCCGGAGCAGCCGCACATTTCATGTCCCAAGCCGAGAAAAGATGGGTGGTTAGAGATTGAGTTGGGTGAGTTTTTCAATGAGGGAGGACAAGATGATGAACTGCAGATTAGACTTATGGAGGTAGAAGATGGTGGGTGGAAGTCTGGCCTCGTTGTTGAAGGGATCGAGATCAGGCCAACAATGGGTTAA